The genomic DNA TCAGCCATTCAGCCGCACCGCTGTCGAGAACGATACGGCCAATCGCGATACTCGCGGCGACCAGCACCACGACCTTCGCCGACAATGCGCGACCGATCCGATCGAAGCGAACGCAGCCGGTGACGAACATCGCAATTGCGGCTGCCAGTGAGGAGATGGCGATCGGCACCAGCCCCAGGCTTGCGGGAATGACGGCCGCGGCCATGATCGCGAGCGCGAGCGGCGCCTTGGCGGTACGGGGCTGTTCCTTGGCACCCTCGAGGACCAAGAGCCCTTCGACACGCGACAACTCGTTCAGGTCCGGCATGGCGCCGGTCGCCAGAATGATGTCGCCTTCACCGAAAACGGTGTCTGCCGGTCGCTGGTGCGAGATCAGGCGCTGGTGGACTGACCTGCTCGCGTCGTGGATGCCGAGCAGTGCGACATTGTAACGTTCGGCGAGGTTGGCGCTGGCGACGCCCTTGCCGATCAGCCCGGAATCTTTGCCGATCGCCAGTTCGACGACTGTCAGATCCTCCCCGGTCTTGCTGTAGCCATTCTTAAGCCGCTCCATCAGCAACGCAGGAGCGGCTGTCGCGCCCAATACGCGCATTGCTTCCTCCAGCGCGACATGCGTCCCGCTGACCCGCAGGCGACCGTCCGCGATAGGCGACCGTATCTCGATGTTGCTTGGCAGCAGCCCCTTGAGGCGATCCATATCGAGGCCATGCGCTGCCGACGTTTGGCCGAGCCTGAGCGTTGCGGTGAAACGCCGCGGTTCATGCCCGCCGGCGACCGAATTGTCGGGCAGCAGCCGTGGCATGACCAGCCAAATGAAGGGCATAGCGACCAGCGAGGCGACCAAAACGATCGGCGTGAAATGGAACACGCTCATCGGGGGAAGGCCCAGATCACTGGCGATCGAGACGACGAGCAGATTGGTCGATGTGCCGATCGTGGTGGCCATCCCACCGATCAGCACCGCACTGTTGATCGGGATCAGCGTCTTTGAGGCCGGCAACCCGCCGTTCGCCGCGATCGCAGCCATCACCGGCAGCAACAGGACAAGCACCGGCGTGTCGTTGACCAGCATGCTCATCGCCATCGCGAGCAGCAACGTAACCAGCATGCCGACCTGATGATTGAACCGCCACACGCGCGTCAGCAGCCGCGATGCCGGTTCAAGCGCGCCTGTGGTGACGAGACCACGGCCCAGAATCATCAGCGCGCAGATCGTGATCAGCGCGTAATGGCCGAAGCCTTCGAACGCGAGCTTTAGGCCGTCGGTCGGGGCCTGCCCGGGCAGTGGAAACAGGTAGAGCCCCAGCGCGATCGCGCTGATCGTCAGCAGCGAGATGATCTCGACGCGCGCCCGTCCGGAGACGAAGCCGTAGAACATCGCGACGGTGAGCAGCATCGCGGCGAACGCATGTGGAGAAGGATACGTCACGACAATGCCGTCAGTTTAACGCGCAACGCCCGTTCTGAAAGCCAAGAAATCGCGCGGTAATTCTCGGTCAAGTCAGTCCGGCAACTCAGCGATGATCTTGTCCAGCGTCAGCGGGAAATCGCGCACGCGGACGCCGCAGGCGTTGTAGACCGCGTTGGCGATTGCCGCGCCCGCGCCAGAGATGCCGAGTTCGCCGATCCCCTTGGCGTGGAGCGGGTTGGCGTGGATGTCGCGTTCGTCGAGGAAATGGACATCGATCTGCGGCACATCGGCATTCACCGGTACATGATATTCGGCGAGATCGTGGTTCACCGTCTTGCCGTTGCGAGTATCGTGAACGAGTTCTTCGGTCAGCGCAGCACCGATCCCGAACGTCATGCCGCCAAGGCATTGCGACCGCGCGGTCTTGGCATTGAGGATGCGGCCGGCGGCGAACACGCCGAGCATGCGGCGCATCCGCACTTCGCCGGTAACGGCATTGACCGCGACTTCGGCGAAGTGCGCGCCGAACGAGGCTTGCGTCGTTGCCTTCTCTTGCTTGCCGGGGCTGATCTCCCCGGTCGCGACGATCCCGTCGCCCGCGAGGTCGCCGAGCGGCGAGGCGCGATTGGCGGCGATCACCATGCCGTCCTTGAACGTCACATCGGCGGCCTCGACGCCAAGCTTCTTGGCAACATCCTCGCGAATTCGCTCGCACGCCAAGTACACTGCCGAGCCCGAGCCGCAGGCGCCCCACGATCCGCCCGAACCGGACGACGGTGGCGCATCGCTATCACCCAGCTTCACGGTAATCGCGTCGGGCGTCAGCCCGAGCAGTTCGCCGGCGATCTGCGCCAGGATCGTGTACGTGCCGGTGCCGATATCGGTCATCGCGGTTTCGATCGTCGCGTGGCCCGACGAATTTACCGTCACCTTCGCGGAGTCGCTTTGCAGCAGGTTGCTTCGCGTCGCGCTCGCCACCCCCATACCGAGCAGCCATTCGCCGTCGCGCCGCGCGCCGGGCGCCTGCCGTGCGTCCCACCCGAACAGTTTCGCACCGGTATCAAGGCATTCGATCAGGCTGCGCGAGGAGAAAGGAACATCCTTCTCGGGATCCTGCGCCGGCTCGTTGCGCCTGCGCAATTCGATCGGATCGAGCCCGACCTTTTCGGCGAGCATGTCCATTGCTGACTCCAGCGCGAGCATGCCGACCGCTTCGCCCGGCGCGCGCATCGAGCCCGACAGGGTTAGGTTCATCCGCACCAGATCGTGCGTGATCCGGCGATGTTCGCCGGCGTAGAGGAAATGCGTGCCAATTCCCGTCGGCTCGAAGAAGTCCTCGCCGGGCAGGTTGGCGCAGAGCGTCTCGTGGCCGATGCCGGTCAGGCGACCATCGGCATCGGCGGCAAGGAGGATACGTTGTTCGGTATTTGAACGGCGCACGGTGGCATCGAATACCTGCTGGCGCAGCATCACGGCCTTGACCGGCCGGCCGAGCTGCTTGGCGGCGATCGCCGCGGCAGCGCTTTCGGGCGAAATGCCGAGCTTCGACCCGAAGCCACCGCCAATATATTCGGAGACGATCCGCACCTTCTTCGCCGACAGGCCGAGCGCATCGGCGAGCTGCTGCGCGTCCTGGCTCGGGATCTGATACGCACCGTAGATCAGGAGCTTGCCGTTGTCCCACGTCGCGACCGAAGCGTGCGGCTCCATCGCGGCCGAATTCTGGCTGGGTGTCGTGAAGGTTTCGTCGATCGTCACCGCGGCGTCGGCCATCGCGGCGTCGAGATCGCCTTGCGACGAATAGGCGGGGATGTTGTTCGGCGGTGGCACGTCGGTCTCGCCGCGGTGTCCGTCGAAATCGTACCGACCCTCCGCATCATCGATCGTTAACGGCAACCGGATCGCGGCATCGCGGGCGGCCTCATAGGTTTCGCCGATCACGATGGCGATCACCTGGCCGAAATACGCCACCTCTTCGACGCCCATGGTCGGCGCCTTCTTCTCACCGCCTTGTTGCGCGTTACGGATGAATTTCTTGAAGTCCGTGACGACGTCGATCACGCCGGGGAGACCGCGCACGGCATCGGCATCGATCGAGCTGACCTTGCCAGCGCCGCGGCGGGCGCCGACGAGCACGCCATAAGCCATGTTCGGGAGCATATATTCGGCGGAATAAAGCGCCGTGCCGGACACCTTCTTGGGCCCCTCGTACCGATTCACCGGCTTGCCGACGAGGTGCTGTGCGCCGCGGTCGATCAGGCTGTCGGGGACGGGCTTGTCCATCGTCAGGCTGTTGGTGTGGCTGAATCCGAACATCACTTTGCTCCGGTCAGATCGCGCAGGGTGGCGATCAACGTCCGCCGTGCGAGAGGAATCTTGAAATCGTTCGAGCCATGCCCGCGCGCATCGGCGAGCAGCGCGTCCGCCGCCGCAGCAAACACCGCGTCCGACGGCGCCTGGCCGACAAGCGCAGCCTCGACCGCCGGATCGCGCCACGGCTTGTGCGCAAGCCCGCCGAAGGCCAGCGCCGCGCTGGCAATGCGGCCGTCCTGCATGTCGACCACGCCAGCGACCGAAACGAGCGCGAAAGCGTAGGAGGCGCGATCGCGCACCTTGCGGTACGTTTGGCGACCTGGCGGCGGCGGGGGCAATTCGATGTTGGTGATCAGTTCGCCCGGCGTCAGCACATTCTCGATGTGCGGCGTGTCGCCCGGCAAGCGATAGAAGTCGGCAATCGGAATGCGGCGCCGGTCGCCGTCCGGCGCTAGCGTGACGATCGTGGCATCGAGCGCCATCATCGCGACGGCCATGTCACTAGGGTGAGTCGCGATGCAGTGCTCGGACGTGCCGAGCACGGCGAGGATGCGATTAAACCCGCCGATCGCCGAACAGCCGCTGCCGGGCTCGCGTTTGTTGCACGGCGTCGCGATGTCGTAGAAATAATAGCAGCGCGTCCGCTGGAGCAGATTGCCGCCGGTCGAGGCCTTGTTGCGTAACTGGCCGGTCGCGCCGGCGAGCAGCGCGCGGGAGAGCACTTCATAGCCGACGATGATACGCTCGTCGGCAGCAAGATCGCTGTTCGGCACGAGCGCACCGATCGTCAGGCCACCGTCGGGCCGCTGCTCGATCTGATTTAGCGGAAGGCGGGTGATATCGATCAGACGGTCCGGCGTCTCAACCTGAAGCTTCATC from Sphingomonas radiodurans includes the following:
- a CDS encoding SLC13 family permease, which translates into the protein MTYPSPHAFAAMLLTVAMFYGFVSGRARVEIISLLTISAIALGLYLFPLPGQAPTDGLKLAFEGFGHYALITICALMILGRGLVTTGALEPASRLLTRVWRFNHQVGMLVTLLLAMAMSMLVNDTPVLVLLLPVMAAIAANGGLPASKTLIPINSAVLIGGMATTIGTSTNLLVVSIASDLGLPPMSVFHFTPIVLVASLVAMPFIWLVMPRLLPDNSVAGGHEPRRFTATLRLGQTSAAHGLDMDRLKGLLPSNIEIRSPIADGRLRVSGTHVALEEAMRVLGATAAPALLMERLKNGYSKTGEDLTVVELAIGKDSGLIGKGVASANLAERYNVALLGIHDASRSVHQRLISHQRPADTVFGEGDIILATGAMPDLNELSRVEGLLVLEGAKEQPRTAKAPLALAIMAAAVIPASLGLVPIAISSLAAAIAMFVTGCVRFDRIGRALSAKVVVLVAASIAIGRIVLDSGAAEWLSGLLAIGLQYLPASAVLAAVMLFVTILTNFASNTTAAAVGTPIAFSLAHKLGIPVEPLVLAVLFGCNLCYATPVAYQTNMLIMSAGDYNFSDYTRTGLPLVAIMITTLSALLVFRYGLY
- a CDS encoding xanthine dehydrogenase family protein molybdopterin-binding subunit; the encoded protein is MFGFSHTNSLTMDKPVPDSLIDRGAQHLVGKPVNRYEGPKKVSGTALYSAEYMLPNMAYGVLVGARRGAGKVSSIDADAVRGLPGVIDVVTDFKKFIRNAQQGGEKKAPTMGVEEVAYFGQVIAIVIGETYEAARDAAIRLPLTIDDAEGRYDFDGHRGETDVPPPNNIPAYSSQGDLDAAMADAAVTIDETFTTPSQNSAAMEPHASVATWDNGKLLIYGAYQIPSQDAQQLADALGLSAKKVRIVSEYIGGGFGSKLGISPESAAAAIAAKQLGRPVKAVMLRQQVFDATVRRSNTEQRILLAADADGRLTGIGHETLCANLPGEDFFEPTGIGTHFLYAGEHRRITHDLVRMNLTLSGSMRAPGEAVGMLALESAMDMLAEKVGLDPIELRRRNEPAQDPEKDVPFSSRSLIECLDTGAKLFGWDARQAPGARRDGEWLLGMGVASATRSNLLQSDSAKVTVNSSGHATIETAMTDIGTGTYTILAQIAGELLGLTPDAITVKLGDSDAPPSSGSGGSWGACGSGSAVYLACERIREDVAKKLGVEAADVTFKDGMVIAANRASPLGDLAGDGIVATGEISPGKQEKATTQASFGAHFAEVAVNAVTGEVRMRRMLGVFAAGRILNAKTARSQCLGGMTFGIGAALTEELVHDTRNGKTVNHDLAEYHVPVNADVPQIDVHFLDERDIHANPLHAKGIGELGISGAGAAIANAVYNACGVRVRDFPLTLDKIIAELPD
- a CDS encoding FAD binding domain-containing protein, with amino-acid sequence MRTFQYERATTVEAASANAGGAGTRFIAGGTNLLDLMKLQVETPDRLIDITRLPLNQIEQRPDGGLTIGALVPNSDLAADERIIVGYEVLSRALLAGATGQLRNKASTGGNLLQRTRCYYFYDIATPCNKREPGSGCSAIGGFNRILAVLGTSEHCIATHPSDMAVAMMALDATIVTLAPDGDRRRIPIADFYRLPGDTPHIENVLTPGELITNIELPPPPPGRQTYRKVRDRASYAFALVSVAGVVDMQDGRIASAALAFGGLAHKPWRDPAVEAALVGQAPSDAVFAAAADALLADARGHGSNDFKIPLARRTLIATLRDLTGAK